One part of the Paramormyrops kingsleyae isolate MSU_618 chromosome 2, PKINGS_0.4, whole genome shotgun sequence genome encodes these proteins:
- the LOC140587665 gene encoding uncharacterized protein, producing METPAKKMRMDTDVVSGYIHSISALKFTTKNRGFFNAVLQTGREEFHDVTIFSPRKRALFSQASDNGTAIRLTHVRKALSFKGTSDFDVMGNQLTELSVTKVTFPFRKPAAPVRQTLVDVTALPAGKKVPLVKAKVVAASLQKTVSIRGSDKEVKRFTVFDGTAQMSLCVWERLIHDVEVDSSYVFTELSTRVFEGKVELTTTVESMIEKICDLDVGDADAVQEEESVVTVKASICGAEIKASLKCALCGSRQDTWDSQSRFARCQSCRMLQKSGAFSKVLRGTLKVKNDDGADYTLTVGHCTLVDYLKRRNITSLMDKEEAIEEHLLFEECLQFSFDDECNVSSIVDIADSAVPSSS from the exons ATGGAGACTCCAGCGAAGAAAATGAGGATGGACACAGACGTAGTCAGTGGCTATATCCACTCTATCTCAGCATTAAAATTCACCACTAAAAACAgaggtttttttaatgctgtactACAGACTGGACGTGAAGAATTTCACGATGTGACCATCTTCAGTCCGAGAAAGCGTGCGCTGTTCAGCCAAGCTTCAGATAATGGCACGGCAATACGCCTGACACATGTCAGAAAGGCTTTGA gttTTAAAGGCACGTCTGACTTCGACGTGATGGGGAACCAGTTGACCGAGCTGTCTGTAACGAAGGTGACGTTTCCTTTTCGGAAACCTGCAGCACCCGTTAGGCAGACACTGGTTGATGTCACAGCTCTGCCGGCAGGCAAGAAG GTGCCTTTGGTGAAAGCCAAGGTCGTGGCAGCGTCATTGCAGAAAACTGTAAGCATTAGAGGCAGCGACAAAGaggtgaagagattcacagTCTTTGATGGAACTGCCCAGATGAGTCTTTGCGTTTGGGAGAGACTGATCCATGACGTGGAGGTTGACTCATCTTACGTCTTTACGGAGCTTTCGACTAGAGTTTTTGAAGGGAAAGTGGAACTAACAACAACCGTAGAGAGCATGATTGAGAAGATCTGCGATTTGgatgtgggagacgcggacgctGTACAAGAAGAGGAATCGGTTGTGACGGTGAAGGCTTCCATATGTGGAGCTGAGATTAAGGCAAGCCTgaagtgtgccctgtgtggaAGCCGGCAGGATACTTGGGACAGCCAGAGCAGGTTTGCACGATGCCAGAGCTGCAGGATGCTGCAGAAATCGGGggcattttcaaaagtattacgcggaactttaaaagtgaaaaatgatgaCGGCGCAGATTATACATTGACTGTCGGACACTGTACTCTGGTGGACTATTTAAAACGACGGAATATAACATCATTAATGGACAAAGAGGAAGCTATTGAAGAGCATCTTCTTTTTGAGGAATGCCTTCAGTTCTCTTTTGACGACGAATGCAACGTTTCTTCTATTGTAGACATTGCAGATAGCGCAGTCCCTTCGTCTAGCTAG
- the LOC140587753 gene encoding uncharacterized protein, whose amino-acid sequence MPRTKASRRSAAAKKRLLDRQRAPDSFDVAMTDDGVNPFPPSRNTKTAMTVTNRTSHNQRTDPAAAAVHVVAMTDDGVNPFPPSRNTKTAMTVTFLTSHDQQPEQAAQQRPVSVMAMTDDGVNPFPPSRNTKTAMTVTFPTSHDHRVPALGAICRTVDEFCMPFLDKDKARTDEVLQPPHKRKAAKWTDPKSEPECEPACELETKLETKLETELETELESELELRNTLAVPNYYPTVDQQQHVNPVTICVSPHFPQARAVRGSFHQGHPRFGVNSNKQCVANSLIAIVTCKVKNVLTWSVTDIDQVLLKGDDLYTTIRDARRIGDASGYLLVRDLPTEYTLNGDKYEINYHDDMFVGLFGVSEYGDMGDIFMSADAAVRRVFSQYDACLFTLKVNTCAIIKQGSWYVVIDSHSRRGDGASDASGRSILVCHSTIDSLLDHVDTLGLSLDATGEQFEITAVSVTSRSILHQHPDGNCPATSVNQLTSMSGHPDGKSSVTSVNQRTNISDHPDDNSSVTRVQQFARMSDSQYGVVRPNVTHGTDPEVDVRVNNEGDVVFISELRSEQFLFSPLTIQQQRRLSCKLGVVYIDHGHVNMDAEFPMGDPCRMVPITGDGNCFFRSLAFAITGNEKEHRKIRCAIVAHILRNESRYVACLRDGHSSVTEYVTASRMKYVGTWASEVEIQAAADLLGVDIFTYSDNKWLKYSTCIGSDQRGIYLKHCNESHYEVVICVKGHDTEGCATQCSEIDNTPSEMASSRRKLEREKRRYEVSMVYKEEQLERSIKRYREDEVYREHVKQSSISKYATDMGHRKYVQQSSVSKYATDDRHQQRVKQLSVSKYATDVEHQQRVKQSSVRKYATNVEHQQCVKQSSVRKYATNVEHQQRVKQSSVDKMVFMVL is encoded by the exons ATGCCTCGCACAAAGGCTTCCCGGCGTTCCgcagcagcgaagaagaggctGTTGGACCGGCAGCGAGCTCCTGATAGTTTTGAtgtggctatgactgatgacggggttaacccGTTTCCCCCCTCTCGGAATACCAAAACGGCGATGACTGTGACTAATCGGACGAGCCACAACCAACGGACTgaccccgctgctgctgccgtccatgtcgtggctatgactgatgacggggttaacccGTTTCCCCCCTCTCGGAATACCAAAACGGCGATGACTGTGACTTTCCTGACGAGCCACGACCAACAACCTGAGCAGGCCGCACAGCAGCGGCCTGTGTCCGTcatggctatgactgatgacggggttaacccgttccccccctctcggaataccaaaacggcgatgactgtgacttttccgacgagccatgaccaccgggttcccgccctgggtgccatttgtaGGACCGTCGACGAGTTCTGTATGCCTTTTCTTGATAAAGATAAGGCAAGGACGGACGAGGTACTGCAGCCCCCTCATAAAAGAAAGGCTGCAAAGTGGACTGACCCCAAAAGTGAACCAGAATGTGAACCAGCATGCGAACTTGAAACAAAACTTGAAACAAAACTTGAAACAGAACTTGAAACAGAACTTGAAAGTGAACTTGAACTGAGAAATACCCTGGCAGTGCCAAACTATTACCCAACCGTGGATCAACAACAGCATGTGAACCCTGTAACTATCTGTGTAtctcctcattttcctcaggcacgTGCAGTGAGAGGCTCATTCCATCAAGGACACCCACGATTTGGAGTCAACAGTAACAAGCAATGTGTTGCTAATAGTTTGATTGCTATAGTAACGTGTAAGGTAAAGAATGTTTTAACCTGGTCAGTCACAGACATtgatcaagtgctgctgaaAGGAGATGACCTCTACACTACCATCAGAGATGCTAGGAGAATTGGAGATGCTTCTGGGTATCTGTTAGTTAGAGATCTACCAACAGAGTACACATTGAATGgtgataaatatgaaataaactaccatgatgacatgtttgttggcttGTTTGGTGTCAGTGAATATGGAGATATGGGTGACATTTTCATGTCAGCTGATGCAGCGGTAAGAAGAGTATTCTCACAGTATGATGCGTGTCTTTTTACTCttaaagtaaatacatgtgccatcattaagcaagggtcatggtatgtggtgatcgactcccattcccgacgaggagatggagcaagCGACGCATCAGGCAGAAGTATATTGGTGTGCCACTCTACCATAGATTCTTTGCTAGACCATGTGGATACCCTAGGACTATCTTTAGATGCAAcaggggaacagtttgagattacagctgtgagtgtgactaGTCGAAGCATCCTGCACCAGCATCCAGATGGCAACTGCCCAGCCACCAGCGTCAACCAGCTTACCAGCATGTCAGGCCATCCAGACGGTAAGTCCTCAGTCACCAGTGTCAACCAGCGTACCAACATATCAGACCATCCAGACGACAACTCCTCAGTGACCAGAGTCCAGCAGTTTGCCAGAATGTCAGACAGCCAATATGGTGTGGTAAGGCCAAATGTGACACATGGTACAGACCCTGAGGTTGATGTCCGTGTGAACAATGAAGGTGATGtagtttttatcagtgagctacGCAGTGAGCAGTTTCTGTTCAGTCCTTTGACAATCCAGCAGCAAAGAAGGCTTTCCTGTAAGCTTGGTGTGGTGTACATTGATCATGGCCATGTAAACATGGATGCAGAGTTTCCAATGGGTGATCCTTGCAGAATGGTGCCAATCACTGGTGATGGCaactgctttttcagatctctggcttttgctattactggaaatgagaaagaacacaggaaaattagGTGTGCTATTGTTGCTCACATACTAAGAAATGAATCCAGGTATGTTGCTTGTCTTAGAGATGGTCACTCTTCTGTCACTGAGTATGTCACTGCATCACGGATGAAATATGTTGGTACTTGGGCATCTGAGGTAGAGATTCAAGCTGCCGCTGATCTGCTTGGTGTGGATATTTTCACATACTCTGACAACAAATGGTTGAAGTACTCCACATGTATTGGTTCTGATCAGAGAGGTATatacctgaaacattgtaatgagtcacaTTATGAGGTTGTAATTTGTGTGAAAGGGCATGACACTGAGGGTTGTGCAACACAATGCTCTGAAATCGATAACACACCATCTGAAATGGCATCAAGTCGACGAAAACTTGAACGAGAAAAAAGACGGTATGAAGTAAGTATGGtgtacaaggaggaacaacttgagagAAGCATAAAGCGCTACCGTGAGGATGAAGTGTACAGAGAACATGTTAAACAGTCAAGTATAAGtaagtatgcaacagatatGGGGCACCGCAAATATgtacagcagtcaagtgtgagcAAATATGCAACAGATGATAGACACCAGCAACGTGTAAAGCAGTtgagtgtgagcaagtatgcgacagacgttgaacaccagcaacgtgtgaagcagtcgagtgttaggaaatatgccacaaatgttgaacaccagcaatgtgtgaagcagtcaagtgttaggaaatatgccacaaatgttgaacaccagcaacgtgtgaagcagtcaagt gtggacaaaatggtgttcatggtcctgTGA